The Limanda limanda chromosome 13, fLimLim1.1, whole genome shotgun sequence region aagctaaaaatgtgtgacttttattttgtaaaatctctaaattgatacactcaaaatgctattcataaaaattaCACCATGAGACGATATATCCTTCTTGTTTTACTATAAACCAgtccatttcattttcaattatgcattttgtatatgctccatgtcaacagtttattttgaaaaaactcTTTGGATGCATTTAAcataaatgtcagtatatgcGCGCAGTAGATTATCTGTGTCagctgatttgaccacagagacgcgagtgtcggctggcttgaccgcagttgcaggagctcggttcagttcagtctttattattcgGTCAGAAATTTGGCCTGCAGCAAAACGAGACTGTGTCCAgggatttttgtattttcagtaCTAGCACTgtgcaggctgttaacaaaataGGAActttcttattttgtgtgcctagatcttgtttccctttgctgagttatcatgaggggcattgtgtatcattcctgctgctgatgaaaggtccatgtttagtgatatttacagagtTTTTTAGTGCTTACActgtggtctattagtgttcagaggtagacacaagaggcacttgtttattctgcttTGTTGGTTCGTTGTCCccagaagttcagatgcactagtcAAATACTATTTGAATCTCAGCATCTGGGGTTCCAAATTTGTGAAATTTtacattatatgtatattgttgttagaatttttcagtcagttgaaattaagcttgaagagaacaattttgggttgttttgtggcTGTAGAGGCCTACTATAAATATAACAGCGttttttggtacttgtacttttacttttgatacctaagtacatttcaacactaGATACTCTTGATACTtaagaatatttaaaattagctACTTTAAAACTtctactcaagtcattttctgacaggtgacttttacttttaccggagtccctttcaggtaagatatctgtacttttactcaagtatggctttcaagtactttatacaccactgccttTGTCACACAGACAGTTTTATAGGATCGGCTAATATTTTGTATCAACACATCCATGAACATATTTTACTTGATCCTCCCGTTGACCCTTAAATAAAGAATGATTTTACCATGTGGTCTCGGAGCAGATTAATGCACTCGGATCTTTCAGTCAAAGTTTCGGTTACACGAAGAAATAATTTGTCAGTTGAAAATAACGTTGTTTGTTTTACACAGAAAAACTAAAGTCTCTTCAGGAGGAAACGTCATTGTCAGTATAAACGGGAGGAAAAACATGATTCCTGTTTCTAGAGAActtgaataaatgtgtttttttactaGGAAATAAATAAGTGGATAATCTGGTGCAGAGCAACAAATTAGAACATGACTGTTTACATCTGAAGACCTACGACAGGCATGTTCAAATCTGCTCCGATGAACCGTATAGCCGATAAATATCAAGAATATTATACTCTGCTgtcaatatttgttttcatctgaatAGTTTTAATTTTATCAGTttatttgattcattttcaagaatacatattttttttaacacctGATAATGTGATCTGTATTTTTGTCAGTATTATCTTTGCTCAATACGAATATCATTAAATACAACATAATTACAATACTCCTCTTTTCTCATATTGTGGGTTAAACATGGTTTTATTGCAGTGCCAGGTTTTTTGAACCCGTTAATTTGGACGGAGACGTGTCTTATTTATGTTTCTCTTCATGTGAACAGATcatttctgtgttgatgaatTTAATCGACTCTTGATAGTCGTTTTACCCCTgtgggttaagaacagaggactTATCCCCTTATTTAagtctatgagacaaactgaaatGTGAATTAGGACAAGGTTAACATTTGGTTGATTGATTACTGAAAACGGGATCATTGTCCActttttaaattcatttgaCTTTTTTCTAAAAATCCTCAATCATATTGAGTATATTGCACAGGCTGGGGTGTgaggtttgaccatgtcctggatgtagtagacccgatccgttcacagcacggtaccaagtactagtgttttgaaactGATGctggcagccactggtagccagtgaagggagcggaggagtgtGAGTGAACTCAGGTTAAAGACCAATGGAGCTGCTGGTTtttggatgagctgcagaggtcggatggcagcagcaggtagacctgccaggagggagggGCAGTAGTCTTGGTGTgaacctggaccagagcctggaccagaacctggaccagagcctggaccagaacctggaccagagcctggaccagaacctgccttctcactcagaaggggACCTATTCTCCCAATGTCGTGCAGCATATATCTacaggtctattagtgttcttagggcGACACAAGAGGCACATGTTTCTTCTGTTGAATGTGTTGTTGCAGTGATGTTGGCAGTGAGGTAGAGTCGAGTTCAAGACATTAGAATAAACTAATATGTGGAACAGAAACTATGTCATgagttttacttcctctagagcaggggtgtccaaaatTTTTGTCCCatgggccacatacagaaaaaaataccaaggactgggccactcgcgccgccacgccccccctggagtggactgttgacagtcgcgtctctcagggcgggggggcgtggcggcgtggcgtggtggcgttctgaggaacagctagcaagtcagcaaagcaattcaccgccagacaactaggtggagtaacgttttttgacgaagacaaccttagagacaccttctttgtgtgtggcagtctttgtcgaccttttattactttttctggaggacaaatttgtccctgatctttctacacagttTCGTACACTCGTTttacctgcaaaccgacgtcagccgagatctccttccaggaattgcaggtcatctgcatgtccttgtatttagtcagtgacgggttgtaaaagtggtcatactttcagatctcttctgccaagtgctcttctatttggtccatatccgttcttctaaatcttccttggtttctgccggtattatggggcatgaaaccggaaatatgactctggaaaggatgtagttagcggaccaatcacagccttgcgggctgcgtgaggcttgcgtagctttgtcgtatagttacaaaaattggtgaatgcaagcaagcacgaaagaaggggcacgcaagcacgcaagggctcttgcgtgccccttcttgcgtgtctctgaaaacgcagaagcatgcaaaggcctctcccctgtcgaagcagcctggccccataaagcaaaacaaagtgctttaagtaagtgccatttgagcgctactaaatttgagtatcaaaaaaaaattatatttttagacattgatgcgggccaattaaaaatggatggcgggccgcagttggcccgcgggccgtagtttggacacccctgctctagagaGTCAAGTTTGACTGCTTCTCGGccgacacaagaggcacttgtttattgtGTTGAGCATGTTGTTGCAGTGATGTTTGCAGCACCCAGGTTctcagggaggggggtggggggtggtggggtgggggggttaagATGAGACGTCACAGAGTCGTGTGCAGATAAAAgaagtgaaggagaaacagcagTTTATCTGTTTCCTCTGAAGTAGAAGACATCTCTTCAGTTTGACTCACAGGtgaggggagacaggtgaggggagacaggtgagtTATCTCATTGGTTGactgtgttttggttttattttcagataAGTCCAGTTTCAGCAGAAATCTCTTCGTcatggaagtttcctggaagctggtgaaagtcAGGCAGCATCTGATGCATCAAAGAGACCAGAAGgtaaaacaatatacaaacactaaCCAGAGAGGGGAgttaacgaagtacaaatacttcgttcctgtacttaagtatatttgtactttacttgagtatttatttccctgacaactttttacttttactcgctacatttgaacaaaattttctgtactttctacttcttatattttcaaaactgactcgttacttgagcaggaGGTTGGAGCAACGCGGGCTTTACGCACggtgcacctctctctcgctcactagCGGAGGTAGGTTGGGCTGCCTTGGTGGACCAGGGTCGAGCAGGTTGTACCGGTAATGATCCCTCCGCAGGTTAACCTTCAGAAACCTTGTTAAgagttttacttcctctagagaGTCAAGTTTGATTGTCTTCTCGGCGTCCGCCAGGTTATACcgtggtctattagtgttcagATGCACTAGTCTATTACTATTTGCTTGTTCCATGCATGTTTTATATGCGTGCTTCATCTatgtttcatgtgtgtttcaGGCATGTTTTATAAACGTGTGTAATACATGTTGTCATACTCCACTCAGGGAACATGTTatcttctgttgtgttgttgtagaGAGGTTTGTGAGCTGTGGCTTTGGGGACAAACTATGTGGATCTTTATCTTGATAAGCTCCACCTCTGTTTACTGTGACCACACCTACATGACTCAAGAGGTCAAAGTAttgaaaacatctgttttctgttCCAGCTGTTTCAAGTCggcctcatcctcctcttggCTCCAGCATTGATCAGCTGCCATGTCGCAGAATATCCGGCTGACTGCAGCCAGATCAATAAAATCAGAGATCAACAACAGAGCGGCACCTACTCAATCTACCCTGCAGGAGAGAACCTCAGAGTCGAAGTAcgtccacttgtgttttcattattggACAGAAACATGTTCACCTCTCATATGTAGAATAATAATTGAAGCAACATGTCACCGATACTGATCAACAGCACCCCCTGCACCCACATGAGAGGATTGATCCGCTTCAGAATTCTTCATGTTTAACAGTTTCCTAGtgaatcttggagataaactctggttttttaTTACTTCTGAGTCTTTTGAACTGatttcagttcagcttcactcttcaactgCAGCTGATTGTgacaggttgtgactctcagtcagttcttctcacaggagatggaacccacttaCCAGAGTTACAGAGAACAGACACtcagggagtgaaggaggaaacttttTCTTGTTCACACAGACATATCAGACTCACTttcatcaagctgctgctttcaggaGGAAACGTTCTCTGGGCTTCTATTGGTCAGAGTCACCTAGCGTGTTGAAAGTGAAAAAGACGTGAGTGAAACATTTGAGTTGATCACATGTATTGATGTGTTGCAGGTGTACTGTCAGATGAGTCCAGACCAACCAGCCTGGACAGTGAGTATTTTTACTGACTTTCAATAAGCGTCAAATCAGTCAGACTCATATTCCACTGTTTACCTGCTCAGGTGATTCAGACCAGGATGGATGGAACCGTCAACTTCTACCGGCCCTGGACTCAGTACAAGGTCGGCTTTGGCTCGGTGCGGGGAGAACACTGGCTCGGTGAGAAATGGAACCACAGGAACAGCTGAGAACCTTACTGTTAATACACAACCCCcttaaactctgtgtgtgtgtgtgtgtgtgtgtgtgtgtgtgtgtgtgtgtgtgtgtgtgtgtgtgtgtgtgtgtgtgtggtcacaggTCTGGACAACCTCAACTATCTGACCTCAGGACCCACGAAGTTTGAGTTACAGGTGGACATGGAGGACTTTGAGGGAAATAAAGCGTCTGCGCATTACGGGTTGTTCTCCGTCGACTCCGAGTGTAACGGATACAATTTGACTGTGTCTGGATTCACAAATAAAGGAGCAggtaagtgtgtgagtgtgtgtgtgtgtgtgtgtgtgtgtgagacactttTATCATTAATCTTCTTTCattctggaaaataaaaatgtttttcagttttgttttgtcaaaagaaaactatttaaaatctTTTCCATGGACACTCCTCCTGAGAGACTGCATCGAAccgacagacagagacagacagagacatacagagacagacagagacagatagagacatgTTTCCTTCAGACAAATTCCTCGTTTATTACAGATATTTTTTGTCTATGACACAGTGTTTTCTCTATGtattctctgtgtctctacagGAGACTCCATGAGCTCACACAGTGGCCTGAAGTTCTCCACCTTTGACAGAGACCAGGACACGTGGCCTGATAACTGTGCCTCAACCTTCATGGGAGGTTTCTGGTACGGCAGTTGTCACCAAGCAAACCCTAATGGGGTTTATCGCTGGGGGAAGGAGAAGACTCCCTTTGCTGTTGGAGTTATATGGTACACTTGGAAAAACACCCATGACTACTCTGTGAAATCCATCGTCATGAAGGTCCGTCCTGTGCAGCCCAAGTAACTTTCCAGGAGAAGCATCAGACCACATGTTGATCTGTCTCAACATCTGACGCCTTCATCAGTCACAGTCAAATTAAATCACATGTTTGAACCCTGATGTTAATCATAGCCTGTTGCATGTCCATAATAAACGTGACGCAAAAAATCTGATGTGACCTGATGTCTTTGTctcatgtgtcttttcatttgtttcatatGTCGTCATATGTCTCATTCATGTGTCTtcttatcaatcaatcaatcaatcaaatttgattggtatagcccatattcacaaataataatttgtctCATACGGCTTTAACacggtgtgacatcctctgcccttaaccctcaacaagagtaaggaaaaactactgaaaaaacttttaaacagggtaaaaataatgtagaaacctcagagagagccacgtgtgagggatccctctcccaggacggacagaagtgcaatagatgtcaagtgtagaggagaacatcatcaagataaaggttttagcagctttgataagggtaaacattttgaaggataactgaaggtcaatgaattgatggattattgtcagtgcTGGTCAAGTATCTCTGGAGAATAtgtcatgtgtcttcatgtgtctcatgtgtcttcataTGTCACATTCATGTGTCTTCAAGTGTTTCATGTGTCTAATGGGGTCTCATTCtctcttcatgtgtcttcatgtgtcccatatgtctcatgtgtcttcatgtgtctcatgtgtctcatgtgtctggTCTCTGCACATCATGTGGAGGAGCGTTTCGACATATTTCAAAACACTTCTTTTTATCTTCTGTCTTTCCAAATTGTgaccttgatttttttttgctttttaattcttcctctttgtcGAGGAGTTTCTCTcttaaaagttacatttttttcGACACTGAATGACCCGTTATGAGGAAATGCAAAGTCTCTGGGCCATATTGGAAGAAATTAATATTTTCTTCCCGTCCTCACTCTTGCAACCATATAGCCCACCATTTGGACTTTCTGGGTTCTGAAGCCCCTGACTTCCCTTGTTAACCATCCTAATCAATAAAAccctttaaatgtattatttcttATGTTTGATTTGGTATGTGAGAAATCACCTCTACAGTTATGAAAAATCTGAATTTCGACATCTCACCAGATATAAAATGACCAAAGAGAGGTCTTTGGATCCCTATGAAGAATGTCCGGAACCCGGTTGTTTCGCCATTCTCTTCTCTTCACTGTTGGAGGTAGAGGCGGAAGATTTTCTCTCCCGGGTGATCAGCCACCGAAAAGTTCTCGGGTCCAGACGATCTTTCAAGGGATCCTGTTTGTGACGCCGGGTTTGTGAtgggaaattcatcttgagatttaaaataatgaaattctcacaCTGGCGTTGCCTTTGAGTCTTTTTAATAGTGCTCAAAGTGGAACTGCCCCAAAGTTCACAAAAAACCAGAACTTTTACAAAGAGgcgttttataaaaaaataatataaaaaaaacccacgacatcatcatctgtgtctatctgctgtgtTCGTCCGCTGTGGCAGTTGGAAGAAAACATCACCGAATAAGGGCATACACCTTATCAAGATCATAGCAGTGAGACACTGccaaataagggttccatcctgtcaggtagacagtatcacagcagtgagacactggtcagtggaattttccacGACCTTCGGACATTTGTCAGTGGAATTCTCGTTAAATTTGTACTTTGATTCTCTAGAATTCAAATTCACTCGATTCATATTACAAATTGTACAAACTCATATGTCCAAAAATTATTGCCTGAGAACTAATTAGTCCCTTTCTgtcagtgtgaaaaaaaaatgctacAGCTAATCTGGATCAACACCAAAATGTACTGGTTTCTTTACTGACTCATAATGTGtcttccatcaagtttcaggGTAATACATCTAGTAATCTTTTCGAAATTCAGCTTTATAAGAAACTAACATGACAcattgcaccccccccccccctccacacaaacacacaatttcgTGGAAATTGTTTCAGCAGTGTTTCTGTAATCATACTAACAGGCAGACACATCCATTTATTTAAGGGGTATTTTTAAGTGCTTCAATCTTTTCCAACCATTTCAGCTGTATCcaagagcagaaaaaaataaaacctcctttgcagaggtaaaaacaggaaaacagttCAAATGATTACAATTCCCAGTGACACCTCACAGCAACATCTAATGctttgcacttgtgtgtgtgtctcatgtgtcctcCTGGGCTGTTGTCATTGTCTGTCTTGTCATTCCTTGTTGCAGTTGTGATTTAAACGTCTTGGCATTGTACACCCAAACAGTGTCTATGCCCTCTCCTGCAGTATGTTCAGGGACCCAGGTAGGGAAGGGGAAGCGGCAGGCCACCACCTTGGCTGAGCTCGGCAACTCCCTTGCTAGCTTCAGCTCCAGCTGGTCCATCtgcaaagacagacagagacaaaaggGATATCAAGTACTATACTGACATTCTTTAAAACTTACATGGCAAGATTAAACAtacataaacaacaacaaacaccttACAGGAACTACAAGGTAACTAGGAGCACTTCATATTAAAACAGTTTATATGAGCTAGAAGAATTTTGTTGTGAAATAGATTGGCACACATGGCATAAATTATATTCtaacaaaaaaatcaattagAAGAACTCACCATTTGAGGGACTCCAAAAATGACAACATTGGAGTACTGAGCAAAACTGACCTGGCAAAGAAATAATGGGAATGAAATAGATGTTAAATGTGACACCAACTCCCAGGGTATAAATATTTTGATTTCCATAAAACTGAGAGGCATGTGATCTCTGGAATACTATACTACATGATTTACTGTACTATACTACTACTGACCTTCCACAAGTCAGATATatggaaggaggtggaggagtggacTCCCTCCCTCCAGGCCTTGTAGCGGGAATACCACACCAGCCAGGGGTTCAGCTCAAAGCCTGATGCCTGAAAGCCATGCTTGGCTGCTGCTATCACCTGCAAGGACAAAGAGAAATGTAATGTATCAGCAAAAATATGTTAACAGCAACAGGAGCAACATCTGGATGGTCCCTTTGAGTTTTTTGTTACTGAAGTTTGAATTTGTGTAACTTTGAATGAATCTGACATGGATTATGTGAAAACAGCCAAACACAAGAAAAGGGAAGTGAATTTTCAACTAGTGGTAGGAGGAATGAGAGATGAGACGTTCTGCAGGTACTTTTGACTtaagagctgcaggattcagatcTGACATTACTCAACtattgttgttattactgtTTACTGGAGTTGCTATCATTATTAACATCATTACATGTGTAAATATTAGTCTCATTATTTACCTTAGAACAACCAGTCTGACGGAGCTTAAATATGGTTACATAACAAGTTTACACAACTGTTACTGGGCTTTTCTCTACgctcaccccaaccggtcgaggcagataCTCCCCCACATCAAGTCTGGTTCTGCTTCAgattttctctccacagtcactgAAGTGTTTTCTCGTGGGAtgtgttgggtttctctatagtATTGTCAGGTCTCAACTTTATAGTAATGTAAAATGCCTTGAGATCATCTTTGTTGGGATTTAGTGCTatatataattcatatttattttattagacCCTCTGAGAACTTGTCCTGTCCTCTATGTGATACTATAATCAGTATATTTGAAATACATATGGCAGACACACTTCTTTAACGCTGCTTCTCCCAATCTATATTTTAATGTCTCTACACCCACGTGGATAAGACAACACAGCCAGGGTTCATACACACTTTGACCAGTGGATTTctatgacttttccatgacttttcaataactttaaaccaaatttccatgaccaaacattttgtgaaatcccggtgtatacatgaaaaagtgacaatttAGTATTTCAGCTTACAATGATAATTCCAAAgtatacagtataccttaaatgacacaaatgaatgagacaatagtttgattgaggtctttgtctgttgtaacccatggcatgtacttttccatttgtagccaagcatggttaaatctacacttGCCGCCTGCTTCTCCACCGAAAttttcaattagtatgagagTGTATACCTGCTTATATTTTtagcgtatttcttttaaaagcatatgaattatttaaaactcagcgtaaatgaacgatatgaaaatatgaatataacaaatttccatgacttctccaaaacttttgggatttgattttttaaagcacttttccaggcctggaagtaaacattttacaattccatgacttttccaggttttgcATGACCATAGGAACCCTGCACAGCACTTACTATCCGTCCATCTCCGCTCCCTATGTCCACCAGAGAGCCTGACCTGACCCGCAGCGCCTGCAGGACGTTCTCCACCTGGGCTGTGGTCGCTGGGACGAACGGGAGGCAGATCCTCCTCAGGGCCGGGGCCACGAACGGAGCTGCCCCCGCGTACAGGGCGACCAGCGACCCTCCCAGTACCCCCGTGACGACGAGACCCAGGCGGCTTCTGCCCCTGCCTTCTCCCCCGGCTTCACTCGCACCGGGACCCGCCGGCGGTGAGTCCACAAAGAGCTCCTGTTGGGACATGGCGCCGTTCTTCACGATCAAAACGACACACTATTCAAACGAACTGCAGCCGCTCATCGTGCTCGGATGAAGTTCGCTAGGTGACAGTTCACACATCATAACAAACAACGCTGAATGTCCCGATGTCCTTCCATTGGTTTACCGAGAGAGGACTTGTGCAACGCTGTTAGAAGACCGAGTGGATGACAGAGATTAGCCAACAATAGTTCCGCTCTTCCCTCTTGTCCAATTCGGTAAGGGAAGTCAAACGGAAAGTTAACCTAACCTTAATCATACATGCCTAACCCTCACCTAAATGTAACCTTATTGACATTATTGGGACTTGATTTTCAAACCCATAACGTTTGAAACATATTAAGGTCCCCACAACTTGAGCAACacctggatcacacacacacacatgcatgcattaAATAAAATTGCAGAGTtaaggggaaagaaaaacaatatttaatgacataaataaatagagaatccacataaataaaacagggaTGGGGACAATGAGTGACAAAACTGACACACATCAATACAAATCAGAAAATactccaaacaaacacagaatgtataattaaataatgaaaccaTTCACACAGCAACAGAAAAGTTCCCCTgtcatttaaagggactcttacctttgttgcatttgagaattacagcacattcgaatcatcccgccatcctccaatgccccatcccctcgttcccatccgcggtgttttttcttttgtttttccccctgggagcggctgtttcagtacgccgtggaccactttggtctgccatcgtcagtcgctacgggcGATACGGTCGCTattcgctactgtctgccgtggaatcaaaacaaaccctatagttgaggacgcgccttgatgacgcggtcCCGAATGTgcgacaagaagcagacgggcttcctgtctgtttccaaacagcaaacagacaggtctgtcggccaataaggtccttcggtccgaagaattttattggttgaagttttcactaaatattacgagagtgaaataattgtttgctttaactcctggtgggtctgtcttgcattttagagtgtcattaccttattaataccaatttaaccttatccacaaaaagtgtaaaaatgcaacaaaggtaagagtccctttaataaaATTAAGCTTGATTCCTTTCAAGCCCTCTGGGTAAACATGAACAAATATCTGTGTGTGCTGACTGATCTTTTTCTATTATATGCTGTCtagatgcatttttaaaaattatttgtaaatgtaaagaGTAGATTATATCTAACATTTGTGAATAACAGAATAATTACCTCCAGGCTGATAGGAAACTGCAATGCATCATTCATTCACAAAATGGTTTTGAATATGATGCAGACATAAACATTTTTCTAACCAGAGATGAAACTTCAAACTAAACAaggaacagaaaaagaaaacactgtgatAGAAATAGAATGGGAGGAGAATTTCTCAGTGCGTGCGCACATCAAACGCTTTCAACATGTAGGTTGCTCCTACATTCTTTGGCTGAAGGGTATTTTCACTGAAGAAGGTGTGTTTCACAGTCTGCTGAATTCCTGTTTCATACAATGTAATAATTACATAAACTGAACATCTGTTATCTGTAAAGGTCGACATTCGTTTGAACAAATAAACTGAAACCAAAATTTTAAAGGGAGATTAAAAGTCAGGGTTTTTaaccacaaaaaaaaggaaggtgATCATCTCTTACTTATTTATCAGTTCATCCCTGTTATTTAACCCTTTCATCAATCTAAGTGCCGTTCTATTTGTGTAGTGATtattcttttccattttctttataTCCATGTTGCATTACATTCAAAAGTCATTAGACAGTGTACGGTGGACAGTGTGATCCAGCCCTGACATGCCATGGTGGGTGTGATGATGGTGCATGTGGTGCTGGCTGG contains the following coding sequences:
- the atpsckmt gene encoding ATP synthase subunit C lysine N-methyltransferase; the encoded protein is MSQQELFVDSPPAGPGASEAGGEGRGRSRLGLVVTGVLGGSLVALYAGAAPFVAPALRRICLPFVPATTAQVENVLQALRVRSGSLVDIGSGDGRIVIAAAKHGFQASGFELNPWLVWYSRYKAWREGVHSSTSFHISDLWKVSFAQYSNVVIFGVPQMMDQLELKLARELPSSAKVVACRFPFPTWVPEHTAGEGIDTVWVYNAKTFKSQLQQGMTRQTMTTAQEDT
- the LOC133018074 gene encoding microfibril-associated glycoprotein 4-like produces the protein MEVSWKLVKVRQHLMHQRDQKLFQVGLILLLAPALISCHVAEYPADCSQINKIRDQQQSGTYSIYPAGENLRVEVYCQMSPDQPAWTVIQTRMDGTVNFYRPWTQYKVGFGSVRGEHWLGLDNLNYLTSGPTKFELQVDMEDFEGNKASAHYGLFSVDSECNGYNLTVSGFTNKGAGDSMSSHSGLKFSTFDRDQDTWPDNCASTFMGGFWYGSCHQANPNGVYRWGKEKTPFAVGVIWYTWKNTHDYSVKSIVMKVRPVQPK